The Cytophagia bacterium CHB2 DNA window CGAGGCGATACTGCGTGTTGTCTAAAATGTGGTGGGTGACTGCCAGCTCGGTGGTGCCGCTGGCAACTGCCTCCTGCGCCATCTGCAACGATTCTTCCCAGCTCTCCGAGCCGTCGTCAACTGCCGGCAACAGGTGCGAATGTATGTCAATCATTATTTGTCCTGAATGGAAACTTCCTGAAATAGTTTTGGGCTAAATCCGCGGCACGTGCTTGTGCTCAACGGGATAAAGCCGCCGTGAAAAAGCCTTATGCGCCCGGGCGGTTGGCTTGATGAATGGCATCGGCAAAATCACGCATCATCGCCGGTGCGCCCGAGTTTTCCAAAATATTGCCGGTGACAACAAATGAGGCGCCGGCAGCAACACATTGCGCGGCCTGCTCCGGCGTGCGTATGCCGCCGCCCGCAATGAGAGGAACATCGACATAGTTTGCAACTGCAGCGATCATTTCCGGCGCAATCGCGCGTTCCGCGCCGCTGCCCGCTTCCAAATAAACCCACTGCATGCCGAGATATTGCGCCGCCAGCGCGGTGGCTTTTGCGATATCGTGCTTGTCGCGCGGAATTGGGCGCGTGTTGCTCATGTATTCCGCCGAAGTCATGCGGCCTGATTCGATCAACATATAGCCGGTGGCAATGGATTCCAGGCCGAGATCGCGAATGAGCGGCGCAGCTTTAACTTGCTCGCCGATAAGATAATTCGCATTTCTACCGCTCACCAGCGATAAAAACAGAACCGCGTCGGCATGGCGGGAAAGCTGGATTGTGCTGCCGGGAAAAAGCAGGCAGGGAATATCGATCGCTTCCCGAACGGCGAGCACGCTGTCATCAAAGCGTGGATGCAAGAGCATGCTGCTGCCGATGAGAATTGCGTCTGCGCCGGCCTCCGCCGCGGCAGAGGCCATAGGCGCGAGCTGATCGGCTTCCCATTTATCGGGATCGAGGAGGACAAAGTAACCGGCGCCATTGTTCTCGCACACAGACAAGAGATGCTCGAATACATTGTGTTTGCCTGCGCGTTTGCGCCACGCGCCGTCACGCGCCAAAGCTTTGCCGTGAGCAATAATCGTCGCGCTGCCACTTGTCGCTTGAGATGCGGCTGGCCTAGCGATTGGTCATCTCCTGAAGGATTTGGGGTACTTGATCCAGGGCCTCTTGCAGGCGCTGCACGTCTTTGCCGCCGGCAAGCGCCAGATGCGGCCGGCCGCCGCCGGAACCGCCGGCGATCGCCGCGACCCGTTTTACAATATCGCCGGCTTTCAGTTTTTTAGTTTGAATAAGGTCGTCGGTCACGACGCATGCAAAAGAAAGTTTGCCGTCCATCACCGCCGCGAGCACGCCCACGCCGCTGCCAAGTTTTTCGCGCAGCGTGTCGCCCATTTGCTTGAGATCCTCGCTGTTGCTCGCCTCGACCTGCGCCGAAACGAAGCGAAATCCATTCAGCGGCGTCGCGCGGTTTGCCAGCGCCACGATTTCCTGTTGCGTCAACTTCAGGCGAAGCTGGCGCAACTCGCGTTCCAAGTTCTTGCGTTCCTCCAGCAATTGCTGCACGCGCGCGGTGAGATCATCTTCGGTGCTGTTCAACAGCGCGCGCAATTCGTCAGTCAAGCGGCGCTCTTTACGAATCAGCAGCTCCGCGCCGCGGCCGGTGGCGGCTTCCAACCGGCGAATGCCTGCGGCCGCGGAGGATTCACTCAACAAGGAAAACAACCCGGCTTCACCGGTGTGCTGCAAATGTGTGCCGCCGCAAAGCTCCAGTGAAAAATCGCCGATTTTCACGACGCGCACGATGTCACCGTATTTCTCTTCGAAAATCGCCATGGCGCCGAGCTTGCGCGCTTCGTCGTAGGGCATCTGCGTGGTGGTAATTTCGAGATCTGCGCGAATGTGTTCGTTCACGATGCCTTCGATATCTGCGAGCTGTGCGGGCGTGATGCGCTCAAAATGCGTCACATCGAAACGCAAACGTTCCGGCGCCACGAGCGAGCCGGCTTGCGTCACATGCTTACCCACCGTATCGCGCAGAGCGCGATGCAACAAATGAGTCGAGGTGTGATTGCGCGCGGTATCGCGGCGCAATTGGGCATCGACTTTCGCAAGCACGCGCGGGTTTTCAATCTTGCCGTGCAGCAGCCGGCCAATGTGTGCGATATGCGATCCGACTTTTTGCACATCAACAATCTCGATCGCAAAACCTTCGCCCTCGAGCCGGCCCTTGTCGCCAACCTGCCCGCCGGATTCCGCATAAAACGGCGTGTCGGACAGCGTCAGCACGACTTGATCGCCCTCCTGCTGGCAGCGTCGAATCTCGGATTGAATTTCGAGGTCGGTATAGCCCACGAAACGCGAGGCATTGCCGCGCGTCAGCTCGCGCCAATCATCGGGTTTGAGGCTGACATGGTAATCCCACTTGCCCGCCTCGCGCGACTTGGTTTTCTGCACTTCCATCGCGGCGTTGAAACCGGCTTCATCAACGGTCAGCTCGCGCTCGCGCGCCATGAGTTGCGTGAGATCGAGAGGAAAACCGTAGGTGTCGTACAGACGAAAGGCGTCTTCGCCGGGAATTTGTTTCTTTTTTTCTTTGTCGATCTTGCTAACAATACCGCCGAAAATTTCAAGGCCGCGATCGAGCGTATGATTGAAGCTTTCTTCTTCAGCCTTGATCACGCGCGCGACATATTCATGCTTTTCCTTCAACTCCGTAAACATGTCGCCCATAATATCCACCAGCGGCGTGACGAGTTTGTAGAAAAACGGCTCGTGCATGCCGAGCTTTCTGCCAAAGCGCGCGGCGCGGCGGAGAATGCGGCGCAGCACGTAACCGCGGCCCTCGTTGGAAGGCAGTGCGCCGTCACAAATGGCGAACGTCAGGCAGCGAATATGATCCGCGAGCACGCGATGCGGCATGCCGTTTTCAAAATCATAGCCTTTGCCGGTAAGCTCGGCGATTGTGTCGATAATGGGCGTGAAGAGATCGGTATCGTAATTCGAATTGACTTTGTTGAGCACGGCGAGCGCGCGCTCGAAGCCCATGCCGGTGTCAACGTGTTTCGCGGGCAGCTCTTTGAGCGACTTATCCGGCTCGCGATTGTATTGAATGAAAACGAGATTCCAGATTTCCATCACGCGCGGGTCGCCGGCATTCACCAAATGGCCGCCGGATTTATCGGGCGTGAGATCAATATGGATTTCCGAACACGGCCCGCACGGGCCGGTATCGCCCATTTCCCAAAAATTATCTTTTTCGCCGAA harbors:
- a CDS encoding geranylgeranylglyceryl/heptaprenylglyceryl phosphate synthase, whose product is MARDGAWRKRAGKHNVFEHLLSVCENNGAGYFVLLDPDKWEADQLAPMASAAAEAGADAILIGSSMLLHPRFDDSVLAVREAIDIPCLLFPGSTIQLSRHADAVLFLSLVSGRNANYLIGEQVKAAPLIRDLGLESIATGYMLIESGRMTSAEYMSNTRPIPRDKHDIAKATALAAQYLGMQWVYLEAGSGAERAIAPEMIAAVANYVDVPLIAGGGIRTPEQAAQCVAAGASFVVTGNILENSGAPAMMRDFADAIHQANRPGA
- the alaS gene encoding alanine--tRNA ligase — encoded protein: MKSKVVRQSFLDFFKRQGHTIVPSSPVVPLDDPTLLFTNAGMNQFKNIFLGTEQRDYKRAADTQKCIRVSGKHNDLEDVGFDTYHHTFFEMLGNWSFGDYYKAEAIEWAWELLTKEWGLPKDRLYATIYKTDDEAATWWRKIAGLPEERIQRFGEKDNFWEMGDTGPCGPCSEIHIDLTPDKSGGHLVNAGDPRVMEIWNLVFIQYNREPDKSLKELPAKHVDTGMGFERALAVLNKVNSNYDTDLFTPIIDTIAELTGKGYDFENGMPHRVLADHIRCLTFAICDGALPSNEGRGYVLRRILRRAARFGRKLGMHEPFFYKLVTPLVDIMGDMFTELKEKHEYVARVIKAEEESFNHTLDRGLEIFGGIVSKIDKEKKKQIPGEDAFRLYDTYGFPLDLTQLMARERELTVDEAGFNAAMEVQKTKSREAGKWDYHVSLKPDDWRELTRGNASRFVGYTDLEIQSEIRRCQQEGDQVVLTLSDTPFYAESGGQVGDKGRLEGEGFAIEIVDVQKVGSHIAHIGRLLHGKIENPRVLAKVDAQLRRDTARNHTSTHLLHRALRDTVGKHVTQAGSLVAPERLRFDVTHFERITPAQLADIEGIVNEHIRADLEITTTQMPYDEARKLGAMAIFEEKYGDIVRVVKIGDFSLELCGGTHLQHTGEAGLFSLLSESSAAAGIRRLEAATGRGAELLIRKERRLTDELRALLNSTEDDLTARVQQLLEERKNLERELRQLRLKLTQQEIVALANRATPLNGFRFVSAQVEASNSEDLKQMGDTLREKLGSGVGVLAAVMDGKLSFACVVTDDLIQTKKLKAGDIVKRVAAIAGGSGGGRPHLALAGGKDVQRLQEALDQVPQILQEMTNR